A genomic window from Telopea speciosissima isolate NSW1024214 ecotype Mountain lineage unplaced genomic scaffold, Tspe_v1 Tspe_v1.0015, whole genome shotgun sequence includes:
- the LOC122647261 gene encoding protein CPR-5-like produces the protein MEAVWGSASQALESNDDPFTREGDDTKAQETPTAQSVLNHSNSNLIVEPSSEVENAELCSYSSCQASTTMANGRKIVRRKKKASRNVSTPAASSSSSSLSSFPSQQRGLRLTSKHRPPRVSIGGNHRGESDFDAFALPLGMSIAAVVAQVLDREHVTKEKIPLEHLSAICASAVRESLANAFGDRFDCFVRNFEKSFGSTLRTLQVINEASLYKGQGPLRESSTESCGSEVVLPKSSCKQGHPEAVASTIEACRPSNTVEERRENLGSDSVNQELVLHGQMNQQLAAASSSGLDSGYNHLMLSTFEKSVKEQARSNDLKTFEIELTMKRLQLKESQLALHSNSNFLERFKLSMGISKASFKAEKFKNQLEDARHTEQLKKCVDCLVAGLLIMSASLLYGAYVHSYKRITEATGSCSSSPKEATSWWVPKSVASFNSRLDMLRCQVEVFSRMLFGVMMMVAIAYLLFQRSATSNQMMPVTFILLLLGVGCGIVGKLCIDTLGGNGYHWLLYWEALCLLHLLANMCTSALFSILYGPVLVVQGTKARAVLPYWLRRLVFYIIILLFLPLFGGLLPFASLTDWKDHFLLLITDNLFASAIETGN, from the exons ATGGAAGCCGTTTGGGGTTCTGCTTCACAAGCTTTGGAGTCTAACGACGATCCATTCACCCGTGAAGGAGATGACACGAAAGCTCAAGAAACCCCTACGGCCCAATCGGTTCTTAACCACTCCAATTCGAATCTGATTGTTGAGCCGTCTTCCGAGGTTGAGAATGCAGAGCTctgttcttattcttcttgtcAGGCTTCAACAACCATGGCTAATGGCAGAAAGATTGttaggagaaagaagaaggcttCAAGAAATGTTTCTACccctgctgcttcttcttcctcttcttctctgtcttcctttccttctcaaCAGAGAGGGTTGCGTCTTACATCTAAACACCGGCCTCCAAGAGTGTCCATTGGTGGTAATCATCGTGGAGAGAGTGATTTCGATGCGTTCGCGCTTCCTCTTGGGATGTCAATCGCTGCGGTTGTGGCTCAG GTTCTGGACAGAGAACATGTGACAAAAGAAAAGATTCCTCTTGAGCATCTCTCAGCG ATTTGTGCTTCAGCTGTTAGAGAGTCTCTAGCCAAT GCTTTCGGGGACAGGTTTGACTGTTTTGTGAGGAACTTTGAGAAATCTTTTGGAAGCACTCTGAGGACCTTACAAGTAATCAATGAAGCATCTCTATATAAGGGACAAGGTCCCTTGAGAGAGTCAAGTACAGAAAGTTGTGGTTCAGAAGTGGTCCTACCTAAATCTTCCTGCAAGCAAGGACATCCAGAAGCAGTTGCATCTACTATTGAAGCTTGCCGACCATCTAACACAGTGGAAGAAAGACGAGAGAATTTGGGATCAGATTCAGTAAATCAAGAACTTGTCCTGCATGGACAAATGAACCAACAATTGGCTGCTGCTTCTTCGAGTGGATTGGATTCTGGCTATAATCATTTGATGCTGAGCACCTTTGAGAAATCTGTGAAGGAACAAGCTCGTTCTAATGACCTCAAGACATTTGAGATTGAACTGACCATGAAGCGGTTGCAACTGAAAGAATCACAGCTGGCTCTCCATTCAAATTCTAATTTTTTGGAGAGATTTAAATTATCTATGGGTATTTCAAAGGCATCATTCAAGGCTGAGAAATTCAAAAACCAGTTAGAAGACGCAAGACACACAGAACAGCTCAAGAAATGTGTAGACTGTCTTGTTGCTGGGTTACTTATAATGTCAGCTTCGCTTTTATATGGGGCGTATGTTCATTCATACAAACGGATCACAGAAGCCACAGGGTCTTGTTCATCCTCTCCCAAG GAGGCTACTTCTTGGTGGGTTCCCAAGTCAGTGGCGTCTTTCAATTCAAGGCTAGATATGCTGAGATGTCAGGTTGAAGTATTCAGTCGGATGCTCTTTGGTGTTATGATGATGGTTGCAATTGCTTATTTGCTTTTCCAACGGTCAGCCACTTCAAATCAGATGATGCCAGTAACATTCATCCTTTTGCTGTTAGGAGTTGGTTGTGGCATTGTAGGCAAGCTTTGCATCGACACATTGGGAGGGAATGGATATCATTGGCTCTTATACTGGGAGGCTCTTTGCTTGCTGCACTTACTTGCAAACATGTGTACTTCAGCTTTGTTTTCTATCCTGTATGGACCTGTCCTTGTAGTCCAAGGTACCAAAGCAAGGGCAGTGCTCCCATACTGGTTACGTCGGCTTGTGTTTTATATCATTATACTTCTGTTCTTACCATTATTTGGTGGTTTGTTGCCATTTGCAAGCCTTACTGACTGGAAAGACCACTTCTTATTGTTAATCACTGATAATTTATTCGCATCAGCTATAGAGACTGGCAACTGA
- the LOC122647260 gene encoding nuclear transcription factor Y subunit B-3-like: MTGRREQKNRVRSPPSESESGTMAAAETILDSSKDQDQLLPIANVSRIMKKSLPTNAKISKEAKETVQECASEFISFITGEASDKCQREKRKTINGDDLLWAMTTLGFENYSEPLKVYLNKYRETEGEKNTMARQGDQEANSSNTDQGNLPGFSSGFYSLGAQLIPQKFRDEGKVIRYG; encoded by the coding sequence ATGACAGGAAGAAGAGAGCAGAAAAATAGAGTCAGGAGCCCTCCATCAGAATCCGAGTCTGGTACCATGGCAGCAGCTGAGACAATCTTGGACTCCTCTAAAGACCAAGATCAGTTACTCCCCATAGCTAATGTTAGCCGTATCATGAAGAAATCACTTCCAACAAACGCGAAGATATCGAAAGAAGCAAAGGAAACTGTCCAAGAATGTGCTTCTGAGTTTATCAGTTTCATTACAGGTGAAGCCTCTGATAAGTgtcaaagagaaaagagaaagacaaTCAATGGAGATGATCTCTTATGGGCCATGACAACTCTTGGGTTTGAGAACTATAGCGAGCCTTTGAAGGTGTATCTTAACAAGTATAGAGAAACTGAAGGAGAGAAGAACACCATGGCTAGACAAGGAGACCAAGAGGCTAATTCTAGCAATACTGATCAGGGAAACCTTCCAGGTTTCAGTAGTGGATTTTATTCACTTGGGGCTCAATTAATTCCACAAAAATTTAGGGATGAAGGAAAGGTCATCCGTTATGGATAG
- the LOC122647243 gene encoding 15-cis-phytoene desaturase, chloroplastic/chromoplastic yields MLSLPLSKPASLCFSLSHELYKHHSHSQSQLRRFKTKAIQISIPPQVSDAPPVKTTGVVIVGAGLAGLAAATRLNSENIPFILVEASDAVGGRVRTDVVDGFLLDRGFQIFITAYPEAQRILDYQALDLQKFYSGALVYYDGQFHTVADPLRHFPDALQSLANPIGTVLDKLLIGLKRFQVLGKSEEAILSADEVPIIDLLKNTGFSDSIIDRFFRPFFGGIFFDKELETTSRLFDFIFKCLALGNNTLPARGISAIPEQIAAKLPPGSISLNSRVVSIQFDGSEAKPPSVKLQSGEILRSELGVIVAVEEPEANKLLAGKLAVEPTGNRPARSTVCLYFSSDRVPVQEPVLFLNGSGEGFVNNMFFATNVASSYGPPGKTLVSISVIGMCDSVSDDNLTAEVIRELSCWFGNSTVESWKHLKTYRIGFAQPNQSPPTDLKKNPKIGSGVYVCGDHLNSATFDGALVSGRRAAEALLKDRALVAVRSN; encoded by the coding sequence AtgctctctctcccactctcaAAACCAGCTTcactctgtttctctctttcccatgaACTGTATAAACACCACAGCCACTCCCAATCTCAATTGAGAAGATTCAAAACCAAAGCCATACAGATTTCCATCCCACCGCAGGTATCTGACGCCCCACCAGTTAAAACCACCGGAGTCGTCATCGTCGGAGCGGGGCTTGCCGGTTTAGCCGCTGCAACTCGGCTGAACTCAGAGAACATCCCCTTCATCCTTGTGGAAGCCTCGGACGCCGTCGGTGGCCGTGTCCGAACCGACGTCGTCGACGGGTTTTTACTAGACCGAGGGTTTCAGATCTTCATCACCGCTTACCCTGAAGCCCAGAGAATCCTAGACTACCAAGCCCTAGATCTCCAGAAATTCTACTCTGGCGCTCTTGTCTATTACGACGGCCAATTCCACACTGTCGCAGATCCGCTGCGACATTTTCCTGACGCCTTACAGAGCTTGGCGAACCCAATCGGAACAGTCCTCGACAAATTGCTTATCGGATTGAAGAGATTTCAGGTCCTCGGTAAATCTGAGGAAGCGATATTGTCCGCAGACGAGGTTCCAATAATTGATTTACTCAAGAATACGGGGTTTTCTGATTCTATCATTGATCGCTTCTTCCGGCCGTTCTTCGGAGGGATCTTTTTTGATAAAGAACTAGAGACAACATCTAGATTATTCGATTTCATCTTCAAATGTCTTGCTTTAGGCAATAACACACTTCCCGCTAGAGGAATCTCTGCAATTCCGGAGCAAATCGCAGCAAAGCTTCCCCCTGGTTCGATTTCTTTGAATTCAAGGGTCGTCTCGATCCAATTCGACGGTTCCGAGGCGAAGCCACCAAGTGTGAAGTTACAGAGCGGTGAGATCTTGAGGAGCGAGTTAGGAGTGATTGTTGCGGTAGAAGAACCAGAAGCCAACAAGCTTTTGGCGGGAAAGCTCGCCGTCGAACCAACGGGTAACCGGCCAGCCCGGAGTACCGTCTGCTTGTATTTCTCATCAGACCGGGTTCCGGTTCAAGAACCGGTTCTCTTTCTTAATGGTTCAGGGGAAGGGTTCGTCAACAACATGTTTTTCGCGACCAATGTGGCTTCTTCATATGGTCCGCCGGGGAAGACGTTAGTATCGATCTCAGTTATCGGAATGTGTGACAGTGTTTCGGATGACAATCTGACGGCTGAGGTAATCCGGGAGCTCTCGTGTTGGTTTGGGAATTCCACCGTGGAGTCATGGAAGCATTTGAAAACGTATCGTATCGGATTCGCACAACCGAACCAAAGCCCACCAACGGATCtgaagaaaaacccaaaaattggATCAGGGGTGTATGTGTGCGGTGATCACCTCAACTCGGCCACGTTTGATGGGGCTTTGGTTTCAGGAAGGAGAGCAGCCGAGGCTTTACTGAAGGATAGAGCATTGGTTGCAGTGAGATCTaattga